Proteins from a genomic interval of Capsicum annuum cultivar UCD-10X-F1 chromosome 4, UCD10Xv1.1, whole genome shotgun sequence:
- the LOC124897636 gene encoding uncharacterized protein LOC124897636 yields MSVEVLDSETILNFVEDEEAFSEFIAERFTILDKNNDGILSYSEMLHELQGLRVFDTHFGIDVKMDPNEVSRVYSTIFFQFDHDSNGTVDFEEFKQEMKEMMVAMANGLGFLPVQMVLEENGFLKKAVDRELMIISTPHVGV; encoded by the exons ATGAGTGTAGAAGTTTTGGACAGTGAGACGATCCTTAACTTCGTGGAAGATGAAGAAGCGTTCAGCGAATTCATCGCAGAACGGTTTACCATTCTCGATAAAAACAACGATGGCATACTTTCTTATTCGGAAATGCTACACGAGTTACAG GGGTTGAGGGTCTTCGATACACATTTTGGTATCGATGTGAAAATGGATCCTAACGAGGTTTCTCGAGTTTATAGCACAATCTTCTTTCAATTCGATCACGACTCTAATGGGACGGTCGATTTCGAGGAATTTAAACAAGAAATGAAGGAGATGATGGTGGCTATGGCTAATGGTTTAGGGTTCTTGCCGGTTCAAATGGTACTCGAAGAGAACGGTTTCTTGAAGAAAGCCGTCGATAGGGAGCTAATGATCATCAGTACTCCGCATGTTGGTGTTTAA